AATCGTGCATTTGGTCTTCGCTTATCTCTCCGCTTTTCTCTTTCTTTTTTATGTTATCGTTACCCTCTCTTCGAAGGTTTCTTACTGCTATTCTGGCATCTTCAGCATATTTCTTGACCAGTTTTGAAAGCTCCTGCCGTCTTTCGCCTGTTAGTTCTGGAATATTAAGTCTTATAACATCTCCATCCACCTGAGGATTTATTCCCAAGGGGGAAGCCTGAATCGCCTTTTCTATGGGCTTCACGGCTGTCTTATCCCAAGGAGCTATTAGAATCTGTCTTGGATCCGGTATGGAGACCGTTGCCATCTGAGAAATGGGGACCATGCTTCCGTAATATTCCACCTTGATATCCTCAACTAATGCTGGATGGGCCCTCCCTGTCCGTATACCTTGCAGCTCTTTCTTTAGATGCTCTACGGCTTTTTCCATGCGCTCCTTCAAGTCTTTGAATTCTTTTTCAGCCATCTCATTCACTCCTTTTTAGCGTGGACAATTGTACCTATTTTCTTTCCTTCCAGTAATATTTTGGTCAACGTACTTTCCTTCAATATATTGGCAACAATTATTGGAATATTGTTTTCCATGCACAGGGAGAACGCTGCAGCGTCCATTACTTTGAGTTGTTCTTTTATGGCTTCTTCATAGGTTAGCTCTTTCAACAACTTGGCATCAGCATTCAGCGATGGATCCTTATCATATATACCATCCACCTTGGTAACTTTCAATAGGCACTCAGCACCAATTTCTGCTGCTCGTAGGGCGGCCGCCGTATCTGTAGAGAAATAGGGTGACCCTGTACCTGCAGCAAAGATAACTACCCTGCCTTTCTCCAAATGTCTAAGGGCTCTTCTTCTGATAAACGGTTCCGCTATCGCTTTCATTTCTATGGCTGTTTGGACTCTAGTTGGCACTCCAAGCTTCTCCAAGGCACTCTGCAAAGCCAAGGAGTTAATTACCGTGGCAAGCATTCCCATATAATCGCCTTGCGCCCTGTCCAGGTTGAGCTTTTCAGCATTTACGCCCCTAAAAATATTCCCTCCACCCACAACTATTGCTATCTCAATTCCAGCCTTGGCAAGTTCAGCCATGTCCTTACATATTCTCAGCACCACATCCATATCAAGCCCAAAACCTTTTGCTCCCGCTAAAACCTCACCTGAAAGCTTTATAAGAACACGCTTGTAAGGCAACATCCCTACTTCTTCCCTCCTGAAATCAATACTAAAAGAGCGGGGATTAATCCCCGCTCTTTTTTCCTGCTTGATCAAACTATTCTCCTATCGAAAAACGAGAGAACCTTCTTACCACGATGTTTTCACCAAGAACGGCTATTTTCTCAATTATGAGGTCCTTTATCTTCTTCTCAGGGTCCCTAATATATTTTTGCTCCAAAAGACATGTCTCTTCGTAAAATTTAGCCAATCGACCCTCTGCTATCTTTTCAACTATATGCTCTGGTTTGCCTTCTTCGAGAGCCTGAGCCTTGTATATTTCCTTTTCCCTCTCCAAGTCTTCAGCAGGCACGTCGTCAACGGAAACATACAAGGGAGCAGCAGCTGCTATATGCATGGCTATTTCCTTGCCAAGCTCCTGGAACTCATCAGTTCTGGCAACGAAGTCAGTCTCGCAGTTGAGCTCAACCAACGTTCCGATCTTTCCATTAGTGTGAATGTAGCTGAAAACAAGCCCCTCAGAAGCCGTTCTCCCTGCTTTCTTTGCGGCTTTGGCTAGCCCCTTTTCTCTCAAATAATCCACAGCTTTTTCGATATCTCCATCGCACTCCTGTAAGGCTTTTTTGCAATCTAAAACCCCAGCACCAGAGCGATGTCTAAGTTCTTTGACAGCTTCCATATCAATAGACATAAACTAATCCTCCTTCCAACCTTTGCGGCCTTCAAGTTCTTTATCCAACAATTTATCTTCCACAACACCGTAATTTTCTTGGAGTTTCTCCCTTACTGTGATAGTATCTTCCTCAAATGCACCCACCGTCTTGACGGGCTCTGCTTCTTCCTCGCTTGGGGCCTCTGCAACCCCGTCTACACCCTGTTTGCCTTCTATGATTGCATTAGCCAGCGTCCCGATTATCAATCTGATTGCCCTTATAGCATCGTCGTTTCCTGGGATAGGAAAGTCAATCAAATCGGGGTCACAGTTAGTGTCAACTATAGCAACGATGGGAATATTGAGTTTTCTAGCCTCCATAACAGCTATGTTCTCTCTCCTGGGATCTACTATAACCAGTGCATCAGGAAGACTCCTCATATCCTTGATACCCAAGAGGAATTTCTCTAATTTTGCTCTCTCTTTTTTCAATGCAGCAAGCTCTTTCTTGCTCATTCTTTCCATAGACTCTTTCTCTTCTAGCTCCTGGAGTTCGATCATCCTGTTGACCCTGCGCCTTATCGTAGAAAAGTTTGTCAGAAGGCCACCCAACCACCTGTGGTTGATGTAGAACTGTCCACACCTGAGGGCCTCATCCCTTATGGTTTCCTGGGCCTGCTTCTTGGTTCCTACGAAAAGAACTGATCCTCCGCCTTTGGAAACCTCTCTCAAAAAGTCATAAGCTCTTTCCAAACCTTTGACAGTCTTCTGGAGATCCAATATATAAACCCCGTTCCTCTCGGTGAAGATATAGGGTTTCATCTTTGGATTCCACCTGCGAGTTTGGTGACCAAAATGGACACCACTTTCCAACAACTGTTTCATAGAAACTACCGACACAACTATCCCTCCCGTTTTTGGTTTTCCCTCCACATCCATCCTCTGGAATCACAATCCCGATGAAAGGACACCAGTGATCCCATCAGAATGTGTGAGTATTAAGACCAAAGGGGAGTATAACATAATTGGGCATTGACCAGCAACAATTTTCTGTTTAGCATATACCCTGTATCACTATCAAAAAGGAGGAGCATCATGTCAAAAAAATCTCTAATAGACAAACTGGAAAACATGCCTTCCGATAGAAAGGCCTTGCTAAACAGGCTCAAGAGAGTTGAAGGTCAGCTGAGAGGAATACAGAGAATGATAATAGAGGACAAGCCGTGCCATGATATCCTTTTACAATTATCGGCAGCACGTAAGGCAATGCAAAATGCTTGTATAGCAATTCTAAAAAATTATATTAAAAACTGCATAGAAGAATCCAAGAGTCCTGACCTGGAACAAATGGAAAGACTTATAGGAACCCTCATAGAGATAAGTCCCCCAGCTTCATGCACATCAGAAGACGAGGACGACAATTAACGTGACACCCATGTCCTCAGAGAGAGTTAGTTTCCTTCGACCAATCCTTTCTCTGAGGACATTACTATGGATAGCCACACGCTCCCAGCTATTTTCTTCGAGGTTACAGTATCCACTGCCTGGTTGTCATCCAAATACCATATACGCCAGCATATACATACCTTGTCTTCAGCAACAGAAGGCCAAACAGACCTCAGAAAAGATCTCCAGCCTCCTCTACCTTCCATCTCAGCGGCCATCAAAGCCCTGCGTACAGCCTCGCCCTTCTCTATATTAACAGGAAGCCTCACTCCCACTGGTGGCTCCTTGTCCTCTATCTTGATCTTTTTAGTTGGAAAAAACTCCACAGTACCGCCTGATGCCTCAACGACAGCTAACTTATGCACATATTGGGGACGAGACAACAATCCTGTTTTGAATATCTCTAAAGGAATCACATAGACCGGTTGGAGTATCAGTTTATTTGAGGTTAGATCTTTATCAGTTTTTATGTATCCCTTTGGGGTTTCTTTTTCTTTGTGCAACTGTTCTTTACCTTCCTTTCGGTTTCTTCGTGGAGATCCAGTTTACTCGCATCACCCAAAAATATCCGCTTACCGTTGCTCCCTTCCAGGCCTGGCGGGGTTCGCGGCTTTTTGCCGTGCGAGGCTGGATCTCCACGAAGAAACCGAAATCTTGGTCTTAATTTAGGCCTAGCTTAAATAAGAAATGGCGGAGAAGGAGGGATTCGAACCCCCGGAGCGTTGCCGCTCAGACGCTCTCCAAGCGCCCGCCTTCGACCACTCGGCCACTTCTCCGCATTGCGCACCAATTCATATCTATCATTTATTATATCATCTTTTCCCTTGGCGGAGAGAGTGGGATTTGAACCCACGAGACGGCTCATCACCGCCTAGACGATTTCGAGTCGCCCGCCTTCGACCACTCGGCCACCTCTCCACCTCGCTGAAAACTCTAAGCTCTTAGTTTCTCGAAAAACCCTTGCAGGATTTTAGCACATTCTTGCTCAAGAATTCCACCTGATATTTTACAGTTGTGATTGAGCCTGCCGTCCTCAGGTATATCGTAAAGAGTTCCACAGGCACCCCACTTGGGGTCGAAGGCTCCAAAGTAGACATGCCTTATCCTAGCTAGAACTAGAGCCCCTGCACACATGGGGCAAGGCTCTAAAGTAACAAAAAGATCGCAATCGTTGAGCCTCCAAGTGCCAACTTTACGAGCTGCCTCCCTCAAGGCTAGGATCTCTGCGTGAGCTGTAGGATCCTGCATCTGGATGGTCTTATTGTATCCTTCTCCTACAACCTCTCCGTTTCTTGCGACTACAGCCCCGACCGGAACCTCTCCTTGCGAGGCGCCCTCCTCCGCAAGCTCAATAGCCCTTCTCATCATTCTTTTCAAGGTATCATCCAACGGGCCAATCTCCCCTCGAACACGGACCGGGAGGAATTTTACCAAAATTATTTTAAGTTGAGAAGAGGCAATTTAAAATTAGGCTCTCCATGCATATTTATCTTTGTCGTTTAATGCTTTTGAAGCTGAGGAGGATAAACAAAAGCACAAGTCCAACACAGATTGATGCTACAAACAGCACCAACCACGAGATATGGTACCCTACCCCCAGCAAACCCGATCTCTTTTCTTTTGTTCCTTTCTTTTCTCCAGTGTCTAAGCCCTTTATTTGCAAATCGCCACTCTCGCTCTTAGTAACGAAAACAGCCCCACCATCAAAGTTCCATCCTCGATACATTTTATCCCACAAAGAAGCAAGTATTTCTGGTTTGTTTCTCATTAGAAGCAATAATAACGGTTCTTCATTCTCGCCACTCAGCGTCATGAAAGCAAAAAAACCTTATTATTCAAATCATTGTTGGACAGTTTTTCACCAAATAAACCTTGAAACTCCTTCAAAAGATAATCTTTCCCTCTCTCCCCCACTTTAGCAATAATGATCCCAGGCTTTCTTTCCTCTAAAATGGATTCTATTCCCTTGGCATCCTCCAGGAAAAAATTGACCTTTCCTCTGGTAACGTTTTCCAGGCTTCTTAGGATCGAAGTCAGCAAACTCAAATCCTCAGAACCAATTGAGGGAACACACCATATGCCTATCTTTTTGCCAACCCATAGGTAAGGTAAATCCTTTAATGTAAAATCCAAAACCTTTTCTCTTGTGACACTTTCCACATAAAGGGAAAGTTCATCCAAAACCACCCACATACCTTTTACAGGATTCTTCATCATATCAGCCTTAATGGGTTCCATCTTTAAGCCAAAGGTCACATCAAGAGGCCTACCTGTCACTATATCTTTGGGTTCTATGGGGATTGAAAGCTCCCCAAATCCCTTCGACATTGTCGCCTCTTCTAGCTTTCTTTTTTTCTTTTTTCCTCCTATCTCTATCCAAACCTCGGTTTTTCTTGAAGAGACAACGGGAGAAGCCTTAAATTTGATAATCAACTTACTTTTTGTGATCTTTCCCAATTCCTTTGGCAAAGAAAACTTGTAGGTCCTCTTATAATCAAGGACATTCCTGATAACTACACTCTCATTTACAACTGGCACTTTAAGCAAGTAGTTATCTAAATATAGGTTAACCATATTATTCAAATCTTCATCTTTCAGCGTCAAGGTAGCCACAGAGGGCAAGTTTACAGGATCTCTAGAAGAAATGAATTCTACAACCCTCTGCAGTAAAACCTTGTCTTTCGAAGCAATAATGAAGCGGGCTGCCCCTTTTTTGTTCCTGTAGCAGGATAAGAAAGCTTCATCCTCTTCCACATCATCTCCGATTTGGAAGCTTTTTTTCAAAAAATCAGGAAAACCTTGCAATAATCCTAAAAATATCATGTTACGCTCTGAAAAATCGACACCATTTGAAGATCTTTCAAGCACAGATGCCATGGATTCAAATTTCAACTTTCCTTTTGCACTAAGTGCCAGAGAAAGAGCAGCTTTATAAAGATCAAGCGGTGGGTTGTCAGGCATTACGAGCAGAACCTCTGGGAGCTCTCCATTATCCTGATCCATAAGTTCATACAGATCAGAAAGCACCAAAGGCCCTTCTGATTTGGAAGTAATAGTCACGTTGCTGAACTTAGAGATCTTGATCCATCCTTTAGGGCTATCCAGAAAAGCCAATATCTCCAGCTCATTGATACCCTTTTTGATCTCTTCGTTATTAATGGGCACCTCAAAAACTTTGTCTTGCTCTTCAAAACCCTCTAGGACAAAAGTCTTTTCTGGGTATCCATTGAAAAAAACAGTAATATACGATAGACCCGTTACTATGCCACCATAGCTCAAATTAAACGCAACCACAGCATTTTCGTTCTTGAGCAATCCTTCTTCGAAATCTAGTTTCACAACCTTATGTGTAATTCCTGGCCTGAAAACCACGTCTTCCTGAAAGATTCGAAAGGTACTTTTTTCTTCTGTTACGGAAGAGATGTCATTGCTCTTGTCCAATCCCAGGTTGCGATGGGATCTTGCCCTTACTCCCCCAAAATAAAAGGTCTTCAGAGGAAAAGGAGGAGTTTCACCTTTTGGATATAAGTCCACCACTATACGAGGTGGATTGTCCACTTTGTAAACGTTTGCTTCCATTCCCACTTTGCCAGGATCTATAAAAATCTTTGTGACTGAATTCTTCACCTCAACACGATAAGAAGCATTAGATTTGCTTCCAGGGAAAGAGCCAACTCTAGGAATTCTTTCCAGAGGCAGATCTTCTATTACCAAGATAACAAGCTTTCCATTAGTCTCATAGGCAAAGTGAGACTCTTCGGTTAAATCTGCCACCAACCTCAACCCTTTGGGCTGGACTCCTGTCCTTATCGAAACTACTTTCGCTTCTGCACAGCGGGATAAAAAGCTTTCTGCACAAATGAATAGAACTACCAAAGCTAGGAATCGGCAAAATTGCTTAAAATGCATTTTCCAGATTACCTTCTTCCTAATAAATTGTCCAAAAAATCCAAATCCAAAAATGCGTAATCCTCTGGTTTATTGGCCTTTATTTTATTCCATTCTTCAATGTGACAAGAAAGCTTATCCAAAGCATTTTGAAGAAGTACTAAATCATAACTTCTTGTCTGTGCATACCCCTCGAATTCAACAACTACCGTTCGGTAGGGACTTTTAAACAAAGAGACATTAGGTGGCAGGGGTAAGCTGAAAAGATGGTAACCATTCATTACATACTCCATGGCTTTCCTCAGTACGTCGGAGGGCATTCCTTCTACTTTGATTACTTCATCAGGGTATTTCTCCACCACAAGGGGATTATTGGTTATCAAAATCTTATGACCCATCAATCATGCTCCATTCTGCGAAATGGTAAATTAGTAGCTTTCATTATACATCTACAATTATGGGGGAGGGACAACAAAAATTCCAGCTTCCCTCCCCCTCAATAAACGGCTTTAAAAGATAACTTTTTGCTATTTATTGAAAATGGTTTGTTCCTTTATTTCAGTCTGTATAGCCTTGAGGGCCCGTTCAAGGAGCTGGCGCCTCACCATTTTATCGACCTCTTCACCTTTATCTGGGGCTCCAACTGGATGAGGTATTGCTACACCAGGCACTATCCTATTGGCACCCACGGTCAACATTATGGGAACAATCGTTGCTATCTGGACCACTGGAATGCCAGCTGCAGCCTCGATTTCTCTTGCCATCGATGCACCGCATCGCGTGCAGGTTCCTCAGGTAGATGTAAGAATTACGGCATCCACTCCTGCTTTTTTGAGCTCCTCACCTATTTCCTCACCAAACCTCTCAGCATTGGCTACAGAAGTTCCCGTACCCGTTGTGGTGTAAACGTAATCATACAACTTCCCGAAAACTCCTTCTTTCTCCAGCTGGCGCATTACGTCCACTGGCAGCACCACGTCAGGATCCTCGTTAGCCCATACCCTATCGTAGCCCCCGTGTATAGATTCGAATATTTCAGGAGTGAGGTCATCTATGCCCGAAATATCATACCGTCCGTAGCTTTCTGCTGATGAAACCCTTATCTTATCAGGGTTTCCTTTAGGAACTATTCCACCGGAAGACACAAGAGCTATCGTTGCTTTCCTAATGTCCTTCACCGGTTTTGCAGGGGGAACCCTCTTAAATACCGGCATCTCGTACTCCGTCTTGAAAGGTTCACCCTTCAACTTCTTCAACAGCATGTCCACGGCCCTTTTCGCTCCATTTTCCTCGTAGAAGAAATTCTTCCTTACACCCCTGTGGAAGTACCCCTCTTCCTCAGCAGGTCCCATCTCTTGTTTTTTCAACAATTTAAGGCCTAGCCTTGCCATGTTTTCTAGCGCTTCCTTCATCCCCCTGGCGCTGTCGGCAGTCTTGACTATAAACGTCTTAGTAGAATAAAGTTCCACACCGGGGTTTTCACAGTACATCCCTGTAACTGTAGGAATCCCTAATAGCTCACCTGTAATTGCGCATATATCACCACATGCTACTCCATATCTTCCTGCATTGAACGCTGGTCCAGCTATTAACAAATCTGGAGAGAAGCTCTTTATTAGTTCCATACACTTCTCTCGTGCGGCTTCCATATTCTCCCCATAATAACTGTCACCGCAAACTACTGTCCCCACAACTTGGGCGTCTTCCCCCAAAAGAGAGTTTATTTGAGCCGCAGGGCCTATGGGTTCCCCCTTGGCAAAGGGCTCCTGATGAGCTGCCTCTTCTCCACCCATTCCAGCAAAAAACTGGTTTATATAACATACCACTCTGTAAGCCACCACATTCACCTCCATTTAAACCCATCGGGCCCCTATGGAGCCAAATCCTAATTCGCTAGTCGAGCCTATGATGGCTTGGAGCTCCACGTACATAGACCCATCCTCTCTTAAACTCTCCTCCGCTCCACCGGACAAGTTTTCTATAGCTTCTGAATATCCTATAACCTTATCCATCGGCGGCAACTCGACCATCTCGTTGACATTACCTGTGGATACGAAGGCATCCATTTCCGGAGTAACGTCTGCCAAGCCTTGGCTCTTGCCGTCAGTGCCAGCCGCTTCATCGGAGATGATAACTGTCTTTATACCCAGTTTCTCGCAAACTTTCGCATTCATACATAGATCAGTATCAGGATTACCGTAACCCTCCTCAGAGATCACCACCCCATCAGCACCCAGCATTTTGGCAAGCTTGGCATTGAACCACGCTGCGCGCTCCTTTCCAGCTAGCCTGGTATCCTCAATGGTTGGAATTACCCCTAGGAAATTAAGGTCTTTCCCGTGACGACTATATAGTTCCTTCACTATGGGATCATTCTGATGATGATACGTAGTATTTTTATCGCACGCTGAAACACAGTTTCCAGAGACCATTGCCCCGTCAAATTTCTCATTGGGATGTATCAAAGTGGGTACTATGTGTTTCATGTCAGCACCGTAAAGGTAGGTATCATGCAATAATCCTTGGGTTATGGACATACAAAAATAAACCACCTTGGGAAGGTTTGGATATTTGGCATTTTCTTCGTCCAAACTACCTTTCTCATAA
The DNA window shown above is from Thermovirga lienii DSM 17291 and carries:
- a CDS encoding Glycine/sarcosine/betaine reductase complex protein B alpha and beta subunits (PFAM: Glycine/sarcosine/betaine reductase component B subunits~InterPro IPR016585: IPR015417~KEGG: tai:Taci_1138 glycine/sarcosine/betaine reductase complex protein B alpha and beta subunits~PFAM: Glycine/sarcosine/betaine reductase complex protein B alpha and beta subunits~SPTR: Sarcosine reductase), producing MRLELREVSIADVKWGEKTEVNDGVLFVNKDEAIDYVANDPRFDSVELDLARPGESVRIIPVKDVVEPRCKLEGRGEVFPGFIGGMETVGEGATLVLKGAAVVTCGPIVAFQEGLIDMSGPGAMYTPFSRTNNVVMIAKPKEGLDKHEYEEALRIAGLKLAYYLADKCRNAQPDNVRVYEKGSLDEENAKYPNLPKVVYFCMSITQGLLHDTYLYGADMKHIVPTLIHPNEKFDGAMVSGNCVSACDKNTTYHHQNDPIVKELYSRHGKDLNFLGVIPTIEDTRLAGKERAAWFNAKLAKMLGADGVVISEEGYGNPDTDLCMNAKVCEKLGIKTVIISDEAAGTDGKSQGLADVTPEMDAFVSTGNVNEMVELPPMDKVIGYSEAIENLSGGAEESLREDGSMYVELQAIIGSTSELGFGSIGARWV
- a CDS encoding selenoprotein B, glycine/betaine/sarcosine/D-proline reductase family (PFAM: Glycine/sarcosine/betaine reductase selenoprotein B (GRDB)~TIGRFAM: selenoprotein B, glycine/betaine/sarcosine/D-proline reductase family~InterPro IPR010187~KEGG: chy:CHY_2393 glycine reductase, selenoprotein B~SPTR: Selenoprotein B, glycine/betaine/sarcosine/D-proline reductase family;~TIGRFAM: selenoprotein B, glycine/betaine/sarcosine/D-proline reductase family) gives rise to the protein MAYRVVCYINQFFAGMGGEEAAHQEPFAKGEPIGPAAQINSLLGEDAQVVGTVVCGDSYYGENMEAAREKCMELIKSFSPDLLIAGPAFNAGRYGVACGDICAITGELLGIPTVTGMYCENPGVELYSTKTFIVKTADSARGMKEALENMARLGLKLLKKQEMGPAEEEGYFHRGVRKNFFYEENGAKRAVDMLLKKLKGEPFKTEYEMPVFKRVPPAKPVKDIRKATIALVSSGGIVPKGNPDKIRVSSAESYGRYDISGIDDLTPEIFESIHGGYDRVWANEDPDVVLPVDVMRQLEKEGVFGKLYDYVYTTTGTGTSVANAERFGEEIGEELKKAGVDAVILTST